The following are encoded in a window of Carya illinoinensis cultivar Pawnee chromosome 15, C.illinoinensisPawnee_v1, whole genome shotgun sequence genomic DNA:
- the LOC122295484 gene encoding protein MIZU-KUSSEI 1-like, which produces MSPVHSSPFFQMENPAIISLLRHKPGDKKRTKSTGGLLKMFKIFPMLTSGCKMVALLGKPRKPLLKDNATTGTLFGYRKGRVSLAIQEDPHCMPIFVIELPMHSSAFQKEMASDMVRIALESETKTHKKKLLEEFVWAVYCNGRKTGYSIRRKQMSEDELYVMQQLRGVSMSAGVLPNPSDKETADGELTYMRARFERVVGSKDSEALYMINPDGAAGPELSIFFVRAH; this is translated from the coding sequence ATGTCTCCTGTGCACTCTAGTCCGTTCTTTCAAATGGAGAATCCCGCAATAATATCTTTGCTCCGGCATAAACCAGGAGATAAGAAACGCACAAAGTCCACCGGAGGGCTCTTGAAAATGTTCAAGATCTTCCCTATGCTGACCTCAGGGTGCAAGATGGTGGCACTTTTGGGCAAACCCAGAAAGCCTTTACTCAAGGACAATGCTACAACGGGAACTCTTTTCGGCTATCGCAAAGGGAGAGTGAGTCTAGCCATACAAGAGGACCCTCATTGCATGCCAATCTTCGTTATCGAGCTGCCGATGCATTCGAGTGCTTTTCAAAAGGAAATGGCATCAGATATGGTCAGAATTGCTCTAGAAAGTGAAACCAAAACTCACAAAAAGAAACTGTTGGAGGAGTTTGTTTGGGCTGTTTACTGTAATGGGAGAAAAACTGGGTACTCCATTAGGAGGAAGCAAATGTCTGAAGATGAACTGTATGTGATGCAACAATTGCGAGGGGTTTCGATGAGTGCTGGGGTTCTTCCAAACCCTTCAGATAAAGAAACAGCAGATGGGGAATTGACTTACATGAGAGCAAGATTCGAGAGGGTTGTTGGATCTAAGGACTCTGAAGCTTTGTACATGATAAATCCAGATGGTGCAGCAGGGCCTGAATTGAGTATTTTCTTTGTGAGAGCTCATTAA